Part of the Sulfobacillus acidophilus DSM 10332 genome, ACAGGCTCACGAAGCCGTATTATTAAATAACGAGGGGTATATCTCCGAGTGTTCGGCCGATAATATCTTCATTGTCAAAGGACAGCAGTTGGTTACACCCCCGGCCCATATGGGGGCGTTGGAGGGTGTGACACGAAATATTGTTATGGATATTGCCGCTGAAATTGGATTGCAATGCCAGGAATCGCCGATACGGCCCTATGACGTCTACGCGGCCGACGAATGTTTCTTGACCGGTACCGGCGCGGAGCTGATACCGGTGGTCGAATTAGACCATCGCCCCATCGGAGCGGGTGTGCCGGGCAAGACATTCCAGCAATTACTGAAAGGTTTTCACAAATATATTAAAGCCCACGCAGTGCTCATTGATTAAATGCCGATCATAGGTCGATAGAGAGCATTACGCACACGCCGCACAAAGGGCGTGAGCAACAGGAGAATGGCTGTGATGACGCCCAGCAGCACCCCCGCCACGGTCGGTTGGCGGGATACATACCACACCGTGCCGCACCAAATAATCACCGTATAGGGAATATCGCGGACCAATCCGATCACGGCGTCAACCATGTGCAACACGTCTTGAAAACGCGTCAAAGCATCGCCGATGGTATACCCGTGGTGATGCATCCGATCGAAAGCCGAAGTCATATCCCGCACGATATGCTGTGCTACATCGCGTTTGGCGGTCGCGGTCATCCAGGCGGTCACCGTCGACAGCATGAGAGAAAAAACCAGAAATCCGCTAGTCATGATGAGGAGTCGGTGAAGGTTGCCTAGAAAATAAGGAAACGCAATGGAAAAGACGGCATTGGAGACGCCGAGCACGGTGGCCGGTAGTGCTAGAAATGCCAGCCGCCCCACTGGGTATGAAACAATCGACGAACGATGATAGTAGTAGACAGCGAGCGTGCTGGGGAACCGCCCGAAGACGTGGGGGTCCGAGGCCTCAATACAATGGTAATCCCATCCCAATGCTCCAAAAACTCGTTCCATTCCACCGTCATCAGCCCGATACCCGGCTCACCGATGAGGACCGTTCGTGGCGTTTTTTGCCACACGACCACGAAATGGGCGTGTTTCGGCAAAAATGCGATAAACGGTAACAAAGTCTCATCTAATTGTGTCCAGTGGATTGCCGACCGATTTGGACCGTAAACAGGTCTTGTAAGCCCGGGAGAAATTGTTTTAGCGCCGTTCCTCGGGTAGAATCCGTGACTAGCCTACGCCGTAATTCGCTCAGTGAAGCCCGGATGCCATACCAATCAGCGAGGGCCATGACACATGCTGGCGCACAATCGTTAGCCGTTAATTGAAAATAAAAGGGGATATCCGGTAAGCGTTTTATCATTATCCATGCTCCAACCGTTAGGAATCAAATGGGTTGTCGTAAAATACCGGTCAACATTCCAACAATAGCCCCGATAAGGGACATGGCCCACATAATCTTGAAAATTGACGGTGTAAGTTTTCCTCGCCTGCTTTCAAACCCTATGGCAAAAATAAAGGGCGTTGCGGCGGTGATGATAGAGGAATCTTGAAACCAATTAAGGGAGAAGCCATTAATGACATCGGTAAGAAAGATAACCCCCAGAATTGTTGAAGAAAAGGCTATCAAGCCGTGACTTGCCCGGGAGAAACGGCTTTTAGTGGGTGAAGTTGCAAATATTAACAAAACGTTAACCAACCCAATAATTATACACACGACGGCAATCATCAGCACAAAGCATTCGCTCCGTTCATAACGATAAATCTACCGACAGGTGGGTTCACGGTATCATCCTAGTTTAACGGGTTAAACCGTATCATAAGGAATTTAACCAAGGAAAGTCTTAACCCCAAAAACCCATGATAGCTCCCGCAGCTCCGCCGATTACAGCACTGGCAGCCACGCCCCAAGGACCAGCAAACGCACCGAGTTCAACACCATCCAATACACCACTTCCCACAAAGGTGGCCCATGATGACGCACCGGCAAAGGCACCGCCAACTCCTAAGCCAACGGCGTCGGCCCAGTTTCCCGAGCCGAACGCCCCCAGTTCGTCCGGGGAGAGTTCCGCCAGGTCACAGTGCAAGTTGGCGATAGCGTACTAGCCATTCCATGTCGGGCGAGACACGATAATCCTTCCGGGCCCAATCGGCACTCATACGGAATGGTCGTCGATTCCCGTCCTTGTCAATGGCCGGCTGGTCGGGGTTGTCCCTCGGGAGTGGCAGGTACGTCAGAGCCGCCGTGAACACGCGTGGCAGCCAAGTGCCCTGTCTCACGTACACCAATATATTCTAGAATCTATCTTCACCGGACTCATAATTGTGGATCAAGGCGGTATCACCCGCATGCTGAATCCAGCTGGCGCGGAAATCTTAGGGTCGATGCCCGTTCCGTGGTCAATCGACCCTACGAAGAGTTGGCCCAATACCTATTTCCCCATATGCGCGACTATTTGAAAGGAAGTGCGGTGCCCCTGGCTCTCATGGGGAAGGCCGACCGGGGAGAACGGGAACTGCGCTTGCCGAATGGACGAGACGTGCTGTTTAAGTTTTCCGTTATGCGTGACTCAGAACGCGTAAGTGCGGTGGTTGTCACGTTTATGGATGTAACCCCGCTAAAACAAGCCGAAGCACGGGCCTCCCATCAACAACAAGAACTCGACATGGCATTCGCACTGACGTTGCCGAACAGCAAAATCGAGGCCAAACTGAAATCGTCACCCGAATATCAGGATATATACAATGTCGAAACCGGACAGGCGGTCGTCACCGGCGTCATCCCTGACGGGACGTATCGTCATGTCATCAACGGGCTACGCATCATGGCGGAACTGAAGGCCGTCGGTGCGTTTGATCTGGTGGGCATCGACAAGGATACGATGGTGCAGGCCTTTATTTTTCACGACATCAGCAAAGCTCAACCCGATTTGCGGGTCGGGGAGACATTTGTGCCGCGAAAAACATTCGAACCGAGCCATTTACATGCCGAGCGTATGGTGGTGCAACAAATCCGATGCCACATCGACCTCATCGTCGGGATGAACGACCGGCACCGTCTCGACGGGCTGCATCATCTCGACCAACGTTGTCGCATTCGGGTTGAAGTCATCTAGCCGCACCACCCCCACGAGACGCTGATCAGGGGTAACCACGTACAGCGTTCGGTGCGGGCTGGTCTTGTCAATGGCCAGTTTTCTTTCGACAAACGTGGCCAAGTTAAATCGACAACGTCCCTCCGCTTACACGGAGCTCTCCGTGCCCCCTTTCAGTCGGTAACTTTCGCCAGAAAACGTATACACATAGGCATGATGAAGCAGGCGGTCTAGGGTAGCGCTCGCCAGCGATGGATTCGGAAATAGTGCGCCCCAGTCTTGGAATGAGCGGTTGCTCGTGACGATGAGGCTTTGCCGCTCATAGGCCGCCGACACGACTTGGAATAGGTGGTTGCCGGCGGTATTGTCCATCGGGATATAGCCGAGTTCGTCAATGACCAGCAGATCGAGCTTGCTCCACGCGCGTAGCACCTGTTTGACGGTGCCATCCGCCATGGCCGCGTAGCAGCGGTCCACGAGCTCCTGCGCCGTGGTGAACATCACCTCCTTTCCCTGAACGGCGGCTTCATAGGCGAGTGCACTGGCAATGTGGGTTTTTCCGAGCCCCGGAGGACCCAGTAAAATGACGTTCTCGTGTTGGTCCACAAAGCGCAAGCTGTGGAGTTCCAAGATTTCGCGCTTCGGCAAACTGGGCTGAAAAGCCCAGTCGAAGTCGGCTAGGCTCTTCGGCACCGGGATCCGCGCCGCTCGCAGGCGTTTGGCCCGTTGGGTTTCCTCGCGAGCCGCCACTTCCTCCATCACAATCAGCTTGAGAAATTCCCGAAAGTTCATATCACGGGTGGCCGCCAGTTGGCAGTATTCGTCCACATGGTCGCGGGTTTGCCGCAGTTTCAGCCGTTTCAGCCCCTCCAACAGCTCATCCATGGGTGGCCCTCCTTCCGGCGGTCGCATAGTAAGAATGTTCCAGATACGGGTCAATCGCATGTGCGCGTGCCGTACGGCACGCGACCGTTTCGAGGGGGTACCCGGATTTCTGGGCTTGGTCCATCCGTTCCAAATACCGGGCGACCGTCTGGCGATGCAGCCCGAGTCGTTCCGCAATTGCCGTCTGGGACAATCCCTCGTCTTTCAATGTCCGAACTCGTATCATAGTCATGAGAGTCTCTCGCATGGTCTGCTCCTCGCATTCTCGACGTTGTTAGTTTTGAGCACTAACAATGTTCGACGTGCCAGAAGCAGATCTTTTTTTCAGCGGGATGATTGTCGAAATTTATTGGCCACTCATGTCGATTGTAAGTTGGCTATTAACAGGTCTTGACGATCCACCGGGGCCAACAACGCTGAGTCCTCCGAATGTCCGGTGAGATAATCCGTATCCATGACAAACCGGATTTTCAACGGGTGTCCCCCCTCATAAATAATATGTTTTTTGCAATATCCCAAAAGGTTATATGAATATAATACATTATGTCTCTATTTTGACTACATGATTCGGCCTGATTCCGTTCTTACCAAGTGGGTAGAACGCGGCCGCGAGGCTTCAACGCGCACAATACATGGGGGAATTATTTTACCCTATCAACGGTCTCGTGCGTGTTGCTCAATGCTCTTCTTGATGGCATTAGCTAACCCTCGCGGATTCTCCCATGCCATAGAATGGACCCGCATTGGGCACCACCTCTATTTGAACACCGTGATCTTGCAGCATTTGCAGGTTTGGATCTGGTAGCGAATATTCGCCGAAGATAAAGGTTTTGGGGCAATCCAACGCATATAGAATCTCTCGCCAAGAGGGATTCTGCCCTGCAATCAGGGATTGGGCACTGCGATAGAGCGCCAAAGGAGATGTGAGCGCACAACTGGCGGCCCATGTTTCATTGGAGGTCTGCTGATTGTGCATGATAATCTCGTAAAATCCTCGATCGAGAAATTCGCGCTCTATATACGCAACAATAGATTGACTGAATGCGCCGCCACCACCATCCAAATTGGCCTCGCTTAACACTATCTGAGCCAGCCTATCTCGACAACGAGCGGCCAATGAAAGCGCTATAGCTCCGCCCATACTGTGCCCAAAGAGCACAAAGTGATCCAGATTCAGAGACGTAACAAAGTCCGCCAGATATTCCGCGTGGTCAGATATGGTGTAGGTGAAGTCGTTTGGTTTATCACTAAAGCCCGATCCGAGGAGGTCGACAAGGATACGCCGATAGCCGGCCAACGAAGATTGAGTGGCGACATCCGGGTAGTCAAACGACCCGGCACAGCCTAAACCGTGAATGAATAGGATTGGAATGCCGTCGCCGGGAAAGTCATGATATCGAATTCGTGAGGGCAAATCCTTCAACATAAAGTCGTGCAATGGGATGCCTCCTGGATTATTTAAATAACAGAATGTATTCTCTGAGAATTATTTTACGTGTACTCCGAGACAGTGTCGACGTAAAATGGCCAACAAGAAGGTGAACAGCATGAGTGATCCTGAGATACATGCGGTGGCGTCGCTCATCGGGGAGGCCTCTCGCGCCACGATGCTCGTGCACTTGATGGGGGGGCGGCAGCTGCCCGCGTCAGACCTTGCCCGGATAGCCCGTGTGGCTCCAGCGACCGCGAGTGAGCATTTAGCCAAATTGGTGGCCGGTGGGTTGGTTCGAGTCCGCCAGCACGGGCGCCATCGTTATTATGCCTTGGCAAGCCCTGAGGTAGCGCGTGTCATCGAAGGGTTGATGAGTCTGGCCCCTGCCGAACCGGTGCGGTCATTACGCAGTTCGACCCGCCGAGAACAACTGCGCGAAGCCCGTACCTGCTACGACCACCTTGCCGGGACGTTGGGCACCGGGTTAACGGATGCCATGATTGCGCAGGGTTGGCTAGCCTATGACGCGATTCAAGACACACTGACGTTGACTCCGGCGGGATTCCATCAGGCCGAAGTGTGGGGGTG contains:
- a CDS encoding hypothetical protein (PFAM: Helix-turn-helix), with translation MRETLMTMIRVRTLKDEGLSQTAIAERLGLHRQTVARYLERMDQAQKSGYPLETVACRTARAHAIDPYLEHSYYATAGRRATHG
- a CDS encoding IstB domain protein ATP-binding protein (PFAM: IstB-like ATP binding protein~COGs: COG1484 DNA replication protein~InterPro IPR002611:IPR003593~KEGG: bcq:BCQ_PI108 IstB protein~PFAM: IstB-like ATP-binding protein~SMART: ATPase, AAA+ type, core~SPTR: IstB protein), whose product is MDELLEGLKRLKLRQTRDHVDEYCQLAATRDMNFREFLKLIVMEEVAAREETQRAKRLRAARIPVPKSLADFDWAFQPSLPKREILELHSLRFVDQHENVILLGPPGLGKTHIASALAYEAAVQGKEVMFTTAQELVDRCYAAMADGTVKQVLRAWSKLDLLVIDELGYIPMDNTAGNHLFQVVSAAYERQSLIVTSNRSFQDWGALFPNPSLASATLDRLLHHAYVYTFSGESYRLKGGTESSV
- a CDS encoding alpha/beta hydrolase fold protein (PFAM: alpha/beta hydrolase fold~COGs: COG0596 hydrolase or acyltransferase (alpha/beta hydrolase superfamily)~InterPro IPR000073~KEGG: cvi:CV_2920 hydrolase~PFAM: Alpha/beta hydrolase fold-1~SPTR: Probable hydrolase) translates to MHDFMLKDLPSRIRYHDFPGDGIPILFIHGLGCAGSFDYPDVATQSSLAGYRRILVDLLGSGFSDKPNDFTYTISDHAEYLADFVTSLNLDHFVLFGHSMGGAIALSLAARCRDRLAQIVLSEANLDGGGGAFSQSIVAYIEREFLDRGFYEIIMHNQQTSNETWAASCALTSPLALYRSAQSLIAGQNPSWREILYALDCPKTFIFGEYSLPDPNLQMLQDHGVQIEVVPNAGPFYGMGESARVS
- a CDS encoding transcriptional regulator, ArsR family (PFAM: Bacterial regulatory protein, arsR family~InterPro IPR001845~KEGG: bbe:BBR47_46700 transcriptional regulator~SMART: HTH transcriptional regulator, ArsR~SPTR: Probable transcriptional regulator); this translates as MSDPEIHAVASLIGEASRATMLVHLMGGRQLPASDLARIARVAPATASEHLAKLVAGGLVRVRQHGRHRYYALASPEVARVIEGLMSLAPAEPVRSLRSSTRREQLREARTCYDHLAGTLGTGLTDAMIAQGWLAYDAIQDTLTLTPAGFHQAEVWGWMLDPHRRMPLVRPCLDWSERRYHVAGQIGREMAAWMFRHEWILRGPADRAVFLTEEGRRALAELFHLSWPPSP
- a CDS encoding hypothetical protein (KEGG: hmo:HM1_1497 hypothetical protein~SPTR: Putative PAS/PAC sensor protein), which translates into the protein MVNRPYEELAQYLFPHMRDYLKGSAVPLALMGKADRGERELRLPNGRDVLFKFSVMRDSERVSAVVVTFMDVTPLKQAEARASHQQQELDMAFALTLPNSKIEAKLKSSPEYQDIYNVETGQAVVTGVIPDGTYRHVINGLRIMAELKAVGAFDLVGIDKDTMVQAFIFHDISKAQPDLRVGETFVPRKTFEPSHLHAERMVVQQIRCHIDLIVGMNDRHRLDGLHHLDQRCRIRVEVI